A window of Clavibacter michiganensis contains these coding sequences:
- a CDS encoding bifunctional lysylphosphatidylglycerol flippase/synthetase MprF has protein sequence MTHPTLAPAARALPADPADRPPTQGTSGPVDATAPGARGALRAVGRAVVRHPLAIAAVLGGSAWIGLMAGLGELAHPAATAIGIAVTVMVLAWSESRIGILRTALVAALGSLAPVAVASLLLAAGVALGDLYSQLDAADRLWAPSVVLVAVAAAASRGLAPAHRDGLRAAVLAAVLAGLLAGGHGVDLTRGVALLIGLGLGRILVPLSARPAWHDRAASSARVVAATVLGTVTLSWWIAAVSGDAIGVLSAMGSLLDPGPTVAVLCVLIVAVALLLRGRRLGLVLGIAALLLVTGLLGWYYTVIPLAEDWFAFPIDSWVDLELPLLVLTTWLLPAAALVVLVVRRRSFAARAVADGRSAGRDRVLAQLMRSDAGSLGFMGTWTGSSHWFAGDDGDDGDPAVLGAVAYRAAHGVALTVSDPLASAGDAPATIRAFARHCSARGLVPAFYSIHSRHLPVFAELGWSVTPVAEEAVIDLPGFSTSGKRRQDLRTATNRAARDGVDALWGTYRGLPDDLRAAVDALSDDWADAKALPEMGFTLGGLRELDDPEVRMLLAVDAAGRVHGVTSWLPVFREGRLVGRTLDVMRRGADPMPGVMEFLIATAARAFQEEGLETLSLSGTPLAGVGATRPAGAVDRVVARLLQATGRVLEPSYGFTSLLRFKSKFDPRYETLWLACPTAADLAPIGRALTAAYVPTLRIRQLVGALRAARGEARAGRRAGRAAGRAARGASLGHAGDRGAATGDGGGSTGGRRDA, from the coding sequence GTGACGCACCCGACGCTCGCCCCCGCCGCCCGAGCGCTCCCCGCCGACCCCGCGGATCGACCGCCGACGCAGGGCACCTCCGGGCCCGTCGACGCCACCGCACCGGGTGCTCGCGGTGCGCTCCGCGCCGTCGGCCGCGCCGTGGTCCGCCACCCGCTCGCGATCGCCGCGGTGCTCGGCGGCAGCGCGTGGATCGGGCTCATGGCGGGCCTCGGCGAGCTCGCGCACCCGGCCGCCACCGCGATCGGCATCGCCGTCACCGTGATGGTGCTGGCCTGGTCCGAGAGCCGCATCGGGATCCTCCGCACCGCGCTCGTCGCCGCGCTCGGCTCGCTGGCACCCGTCGCCGTCGCCTCCCTCCTCCTCGCCGCGGGCGTCGCGCTCGGCGACCTCTACTCGCAGCTCGACGCGGCCGACCGGCTGTGGGCGCCGTCCGTCGTGCTGGTCGCGGTGGCCGCCGCCGCCAGCCGCGGGCTCGCGCCGGCCCACCGCGACGGCCTCCGCGCAGCTGTCCTCGCGGCCGTCCTCGCGGGGCTGCTCGCGGGGGGCCACGGCGTCGACCTCACGCGCGGCGTGGCGCTCCTCATCGGGCTCGGGCTCGGGCGGATCCTCGTGCCGCTCTCCGCCCGTCCTGCCTGGCACGACCGGGCGGCGTCGAGCGCCCGCGTGGTCGCCGCGACCGTGCTCGGCACGGTCACGCTGAGCTGGTGGATCGCCGCCGTCTCGGGCGACGCGATCGGCGTGCTGAGCGCCATGGGCTCGCTGCTCGATCCCGGCCCCACGGTCGCGGTGCTGTGCGTCCTCATCGTCGCCGTCGCGCTCCTCCTTCGGGGCCGTCGGCTCGGCCTCGTGCTCGGGATCGCCGCGCTGCTGCTCGTCACCGGGCTGCTCGGCTGGTACTACACGGTGATCCCGCTCGCCGAGGACTGGTTCGCGTTCCCGATCGACTCCTGGGTCGACCTCGAGCTGCCCCTGCTGGTGCTGACGACCTGGCTCCTGCCGGCGGCCGCGCTCGTCGTGCTCGTGGTGCGGCGGCGCTCGTTCGCAGCACGCGCGGTCGCCGACGGGCGCTCGGCCGGGCGCGACCGCGTCCTCGCGCAGCTGATGCGCTCGGACGCCGGATCCCTCGGCTTCATGGGCACGTGGACGGGCAGCAGCCACTGGTTCGCCGGCGACGACGGCGACGACGGCGACCCGGCCGTCCTCGGCGCCGTCGCCTACCGCGCGGCGCACGGGGTGGCGCTGACGGTCTCGGATCCGCTCGCCTCGGCTGGCGACGCGCCCGCGACGATCCGCGCCTTCGCCCGGCACTGCTCGGCCCGCGGCCTCGTGCCGGCCTTCTACAGCATCCACTCGCGCCACCTGCCGGTCTTCGCCGAGCTCGGCTGGAGCGTGACGCCGGTCGCGGAGGAGGCCGTGATCGACCTCCCCGGCTTCTCCACCTCGGGCAAGCGCCGCCAGGACCTCCGGACGGCGACCAACCGCGCCGCTCGCGACGGGGTCGACGCGCTGTGGGGGACCTACCGCGGCCTGCCCGACGACCTCCGCGCCGCCGTCGACGCCCTGAGCGACGACTGGGCCGACGCGAAGGCGCTGCCCGAGATGGGCTTCACGCTCGGCGGCCTGCGCGAGCTCGACGACCCCGAGGTCCGGATGCTGCTCGCGGTCGACGCCGCCGGCCGCGTGCACGGCGTCACCAGCTGGCTGCCGGTCTTCCGCGAGGGGCGCCTCGTCGGCCGCACGCTCGATGTGATGCGCCGCGGCGCCGACCCCATGCCCGGCGTGATGGAGTTCCTCATCGCGACCGCCGCGCGCGCCTTCCAGGAGGAGGGGCTCGAGACGCTCAGCCTCTCCGGGACGCCGCTCGCGGGTGTCGGGGCGACACGGCCGGCCGGCGCGGTGGATCGGGTCGTGGCGCGCCTGCTCCAGGCGACCGGCCGCGTGCTCGAGCCGTCCTACGGCTTCACCTCGCTGCTGCGCTTCAAGTCCAAGTTCGACCCGCGCTACGAGACGCTCTGGCTCGCCTGCCCCACGGCGGCGGACCTCGCGCCGATCGGTCGCGCGCTGACGGCCGCGTACGTGCCGACCCTGCGGATCCGGCAGCTGGTGGGCGCGCTGCGGGCGGCGCGGGGTGAGGCCCGTGCCGGGCGCCGGGCCGGCAGGGCGGCCGGGCGCGCGGCACGGGGCGCTAGCCTCGGCCATGCGGGGGACCGCGGCGCCGCGACCGGCGACGGCGGCGGATCCACCGGCGGGAGGCGGGACGCGTGA
- a CDS encoding response regulator, which produces MSDGPGAGDGISEAGPVVSVVVIDDESLVRSGIAMVLGASPRIAVRAAVSSDTAVATVREHAPDVVLLDIRMPAPDGLAILAELMAEPRPPAVAMLTTFDTDDQVLEALHRGASGFLLKDTDPEQLARHVLTLASGGIVLAPGLRPGRLFRSLEDDAARARVARLGDRETIVLKALARGLSNAEIVAECGLTLGTVKETVSSIVQALGVGTRVEAAVVADRAGLVPRR; this is translated from the coding sequence GTGAGCGACGGACCCGGCGCGGGCGACGGCATCTCCGAGGCCGGACCCGTCGTGAGCGTCGTCGTGATCGACGACGAGTCGCTCGTGCGCTCCGGCATCGCCATGGTGCTCGGCGCCAGCCCGCGCATCGCCGTCCGCGCGGCCGTCTCGAGCGACACGGCCGTCGCGACCGTGCGGGAGCACGCGCCCGACGTGGTGCTCCTCGACATCCGGATGCCCGCGCCCGACGGCCTCGCGATCCTCGCCGAGCTGATGGCCGAGCCCCGGCCACCCGCCGTCGCCATGCTCACGACGTTCGACACCGACGACCAGGTGCTCGAGGCCCTGCACCGCGGGGCGTCGGGCTTCCTCCTCAAGGACACGGATCCCGAGCAGCTCGCCCGGCACGTGCTCACGCTCGCGTCCGGCGGCATCGTGCTCGCGCCCGGCCTCCGGCCCGGCCGGCTCTTCCGCTCGCTCGAGGACGACGCGGCCCGGGCGCGCGTCGCCCGGCTCGGGGACCGCGAGACGATCGTGCTGAAGGCGCTCGCGCGCGGCCTGTCCAACGCGGAGATCGTCGCGGAGTGCGGGCTCACGCTCGGCACGGTGAAGGAGACGGTCAGCTCGATCGTCCAGGCGCTCGGCGTCGGCACGCGCGTGGAGGCGGCCGTCGTCGCCGACCGCGCCGGGCTCGTGCCCCGCAGGTGA
- a CDS encoding sensor histidine kinase: MRVSGADAVTTTGADRIRAALVDLLVAGIATAASYTFLSTAESPWDAVAGVVACVGLLLRRRWPWLSLLAAMPAFYIGIAYVPLVVALFDLGLSRAARWRVGVASGVSVLAYLLPITPPEDLQSVVEPLVDATLYTVGPALLGAFLRERRTAAAQLRELREAQTLGQRQAAEVALARERAVLAREMHDVVSHQVSLIAVQAGALQVGAADERSREAARTIRGLSTVTLEELRGMVEVLRAAGGERRELAPQPTLRDVPALVAASGIRATTDLDLPADLPAAAQRAVYRTVQEGLTNARKHATGADVRITGRLDAGHVVLEVEAGRATLPLLDLPSGRHGLTGLRERAQLLGGSLTAGTRPDGSHLLRLRFPL; this comes from the coding sequence ATGCGCGTGAGCGGGGCCGACGCGGTGACCACGACCGGCGCCGACCGGATCCGGGCGGCGCTCGTCGACCTCCTCGTGGCCGGCATCGCCACGGCGGCCTCGTACACGTTCCTCTCCACCGCCGAGTCGCCGTGGGACGCGGTCGCCGGCGTCGTCGCGTGCGTCGGCCTGCTGCTGCGCCGGCGCTGGCCGTGGCTCAGCCTCCTCGCCGCGATGCCGGCCTTCTACATCGGGATCGCGTACGTGCCGCTCGTGGTCGCCCTCTTCGACCTCGGCCTCTCGCGCGCCGCGCGCTGGCGCGTGGGCGTCGCGAGCGGCGTGTCCGTCCTCGCGTACCTGCTGCCCATCACGCCGCCCGAGGACCTGCAGTCGGTGGTCGAGCCGCTGGTGGACGCGACGCTCTACACGGTCGGGCCGGCGCTCCTCGGGGCCTTCCTCCGGGAGCGGCGGACGGCCGCGGCGCAGCTGCGCGAGCTGCGGGAGGCGCAGACCCTCGGGCAGCGGCAGGCCGCGGAGGTCGCGCTCGCCCGGGAGCGCGCGGTGCTGGCGCGGGAGATGCACGACGTGGTGTCGCACCAGGTCAGCCTCATCGCCGTGCAGGCCGGCGCACTGCAGGTGGGCGCGGCCGACGAGCGCTCGCGGGAGGCCGCGCGCACGATCCGCGGGCTCAGCACGGTGACGCTGGAGGAGCTCCGCGGCATGGTCGAGGTGCTGCGCGCTGCGGGCGGCGAGCGGCGGGAGCTCGCGCCGCAGCCGACGCTCCGGGACGTGCCGGCGCTCGTGGCGGCCAGCGGGATCCGCGCGACGACCGACCTCGACCTCCCCGCCGACCTCCCCGCGGCCGCCCAGCGCGCCGTCTACCGCACGGTGCAGGAGGGCCTCACCAACGCGCGCAAGCACGCGACCGGCGCGGACGTGCGCATCACCGGACGGCTGGACGCGGGCCACGTCGTGCTCGAGGTCGAGGCGGGCCGGGCGACGCTCCCGCTGCTCGACCTGCCGAGCGGGCGGCACGGGCTCACCGGACTGCGCGAGCGAGCCCAGCTGCTGGGCGGGAGCCTCACGGCCGGGACGCGGCCCGACGGATCCCACCTGCTGCGGCTGCGGTTCCCGCTCTGA
- the ykgO gene encoding type B 50S ribosomal protein L36 codes for MKVRNSIKALKKLPGAQVVRRRGRVFVINKQNPRNKARQG; via the coding sequence ATGAAGGTGCGCAACTCGATCAAGGCCCTGAAGAAGCTCCCCGGCGCGCAGGTCGTGCGCCGTCGCGGCCGCGTCTTCGTCATCAACAAGCAGAACCCGCGGAACAAGGCGCGGCAGGGCTGA
- a CDS encoding GTP-binding protein: MPARDHLPLPVYPQPPSGVFLVVGEGSGLRSVLRDAVDDIAGTLLVLPPEEADPVEPIARFLDDLAERGPGVEAVVGIPATAGARATGMQLDLLLRREHELQRSLGGTGSGFGLRHVVSVVAADRLHSIAFGRVEDAFDEAETLADLVEYATVVVLTGMARVPLESRGTLLALVRRLAPRAAVLDARRPLALDRLPRWGDVAGLAASAGWMRELTAAGVASRTGEVDRLGGPVGSVVVSDPRPLHPARLALAVEEELRPDRAGLVLRSKGFVSLASRPGEVGGWSSVGSMLTLQPTGIDPWQAGAPHGTEIAFFGVGLRPAVLRRAIGRAVLTGEELAAGPAAWVGYADPFPRVDAG; the protein is encoded by the coding sequence ATGCCCGCCCGCGACCACCTCCCGCTCCCCGTGTACCCGCAGCCGCCGTCGGGCGTCTTCCTCGTCGTGGGCGAGGGATCCGGCCTGCGCTCCGTGCTGCGGGACGCCGTCGACGACATCGCCGGGACGCTGCTCGTGCTGCCGCCCGAGGAGGCGGATCCGGTCGAGCCCATCGCGCGGTTCCTCGACGACCTCGCCGAGCGCGGGCCAGGCGTCGAGGCCGTGGTGGGGATCCCCGCGACCGCCGGCGCTCGCGCGACCGGGATGCAGCTCGACCTGCTGCTGCGCCGCGAGCACGAGCTGCAGCGTTCGCTCGGCGGGACGGGATCCGGCTTCGGGCTGCGCCACGTCGTCTCGGTCGTGGCCGCCGACCGGCTGCACTCGATCGCCTTCGGCCGGGTGGAGGACGCGTTCGACGAGGCCGAGACGCTCGCCGACCTCGTCGAGTACGCGACCGTCGTGGTGCTGACCGGCATGGCGCGCGTGCCGCTGGAGTCGCGCGGCACGCTGCTCGCGCTCGTCCGTCGGCTCGCGCCCCGCGCCGCCGTGCTGGACGCCCGCAGGCCCCTCGCGCTCGACCGGCTGCCGCGCTGGGGCGACGTGGCAGGGCTCGCGGCCTCGGCCGGGTGGATGCGCGAGCTCACGGCGGCCGGCGTCGCGTCGCGGACGGGGGAGGTCGACCGGCTGGGCGGGCCCGTGGGATCCGTCGTCGTGAGCGACCCGCGGCCGCTGCACCCCGCACGGCTCGCGCTCGCGGTGGAGGAGGAGCTGCGGCCCGACCGCGCGGGCCTCGTGCTGCGCTCCAAGGGCTTCGTGTCGCTCGCGTCGCGGCCGGGCGAGGTGGGTGGGTGGTCGAGCGTGGGATCCATGCTGACCCTCCAGCCGACCGGGATCGACCCGTGGCAGGCGGGCGCGCCGCACGGCACGGAGATCGCGTTCTTCGGCGTGGGGCTGCGGCCGGCCGTGCTGCGGCGGGCGATCGGGCGGGCCGTGCTGACGGGGGAGGAGCTCGCGGCGGGGCCGGCGGCGTGGGTCGGGTACGCGGATCCGTTCCCCCGGGTGGACGCGGGCTGA
- a CDS encoding RecQ family ATP-dependent DNA helicase, whose amino-acid sequence MTRTAHDRTADDRPADDRPAAEDPAIVPEPTPGPEPEDALRVARESFGWDELHDGQVRTIGPLVRGRDALVVMPTGYGKSAIYQVATVLMEGLTVVVSPLIALQADQVQNLEDAPAAPPARVINSTIRGAALDEAWATVEEPGARIVFLTPEQLARDEVVARLVARGVSLVVIDEAHCVASWGHDFRPDYLGLGGVIDALGHPPTVAMTATGSTPIRTEVAERLGLRDPFVLSSGFDRPNIRLEVRRHTEEAEKRRAIVAHVVEQTQPGLVYVATRKDAEDYADEIRAAGLRVDAYHAGLAAAERDRVQTAFHEDDVDVVVATSAFGMGIDKPTVRYVIHAAPPESVDAYYQEVGRAGRDGEPAVGILHYRAEDLGLRRFFTARTPRPASLRDVYAAVAVAGVDGPVRPAAVAERAGMSARTVGGVLNLLVDAGVLGSDRDGAFVREELDPREAAARGKHVAQERERIEVSRLDMMRGYAETPQCRRQFLLGYFGEESPERCGNCDACDRLDAEDAHEEAMGTGAADPAAAAASDEAFPAQSRVTHAEWGPGTVMSTEEDRITVFFESEGYRVLSRKLVEEGRLLQPA is encoded by the coding sequence ATGACCCGCACCGCGCACGATCGAACGGCCGATGACCGCCCGGCCGATGACCGGCCCGCCGCCGAGGACCCGGCCATCGTCCCGGAGCCCACGCCAGGCCCCGAGCCCGAGGACGCGCTCCGGGTCGCGCGCGAGTCCTTCGGCTGGGACGAGCTGCACGACGGACAGGTGCGCACGATCGGGCCGCTCGTCCGCGGCCGCGACGCGCTCGTCGTGATGCCCACGGGGTACGGCAAGTCCGCGATCTACCAGGTCGCCACCGTGCTGATGGAGGGCCTCACCGTGGTCGTCTCGCCGCTCATCGCGCTGCAGGCCGACCAGGTGCAGAACCTCGAGGACGCGCCCGCCGCGCCGCCCGCGCGCGTGATCAACAGCACGATCCGCGGGGCGGCGCTCGACGAGGCGTGGGCGACCGTCGAGGAGCCGGGCGCCCGGATCGTGTTCCTCACGCCCGAGCAGCTGGCCCGCGACGAGGTCGTCGCGCGACTGGTGGCGCGCGGGGTGTCGCTCGTGGTGATCGACGAGGCGCACTGCGTCGCGTCGTGGGGCCACGACTTCCGGCCCGACTACCTCGGGCTCGGCGGCGTGATCGACGCGCTCGGGCACCCGCCGACCGTCGCGATGACGGCGACCGGATCCACGCCCATCCGCACCGAGGTCGCGGAGCGGCTGGGGCTGCGCGACCCGTTCGTGCTGTCCTCGGGCTTCGACCGGCCGAACATCCGGCTCGAGGTGCGGCGGCACACCGAGGAGGCCGAGAAGCGGCGCGCGATCGTCGCGCACGTCGTGGAGCAGACGCAGCCGGGCCTCGTCTACGTCGCGACGCGCAAGGACGCCGAGGACTACGCCGACGAGATCCGCGCGGCCGGCCTCCGGGTCGACGCGTACCACGCGGGCCTCGCGGCGGCCGAGCGGGATCGCGTGCAGACCGCGTTCCACGAGGACGACGTGGACGTGGTGGTCGCCACGAGCGCGTTCGGCATGGGCATCGACAAGCCGACCGTGCGGTACGTGATCCACGCGGCGCCGCCCGAGTCGGTGGACGCGTACTACCAGGAGGTCGGGCGCGCGGGCCGCGACGGGGAGCCGGCCGTCGGGATCCTGCACTATCGCGCCGAGGACCTCGGCCTCCGCCGCTTCTTCACGGCGCGCACTCCCCGGCCGGCGAGCCTCCGCGACGTGTACGCGGCCGTCGCGGTGGCGGGCGTCGACGGTCCGGTGCGGCCGGCCGCGGTCGCCGAGCGCGCGGGGATGTCGGCGCGCACCGTTGGCGGCGTGCTCAACCTCCTCGTGGATGCGGGCGTGCTCGGATCCGATCGCGACGGCGCGTTCGTGCGCGAGGAGCTGGATCCGCGCGAGGCCGCCGCACGCGGCAAGCACGTCGCGCAGGAGCGCGAGCGCATCGAGGTCTCGCGGCTCGACATGATGCGCGGCTACGCGGAGACGCCGCAGTGCCGCCGCCAGTTCCTGCTCGGGTACTTCGGCGAGGAGTCCCCGGAGCGCTGCGGGAACTGCGACGCGTGCGACCGGCTCGACGCGGAGGACGCGCACGAGGAGGCGATGGGGACGGGCGCTGCCGATCCCGCCGCTGCCGCCGCCTCGGACGAGGCGTTCCCCGCGCAGTCGCGGGTCACGCACGCGGAGTGGGGGCCGGGCACGGTCATGAGCACGGAGGAGGACCGGATCACCGTCTTCTTCGAGAGCGAGGGGTACCGCGTGCTGTCGCGGAAGCTGGTGGAGGAGGGGCGGCTGCTGCAGCCGGCGTGA
- the glsA gene encoding glutaminase A, which translates to MTAPGSASHDAAHDPAHALDLDRLLASVADEVGGQVDDSIPQLAETDPSLAGIALVTPDGRTHAAGDSAHAFSIQSAVKPFLFALALADTDGAALDAVGIEPTGEAFDAIKLESGTGRPPNPMVNAGAILTASLVRGSTLEERTARILAGLSAFAGHDLEVDEDVAECEQLLGDRNHALAHLMRSEGTLHVSADDAVAAYARACAVLVTPEILAAMGATLACGGRNPLTGSRVVSREVARDSVSVMATCGVYDGSGRWMRRVGVPAKSSVSGAIVLASPGRLGAAVFSPPLDDQGTSVRGAVLAQRLADELGLHAFGGTGGRERA; encoded by the coding sequence ATGACCGCTCCCGGATCCGCCTCGCACGACGCGGCGCACGACCCCGCCCACGCGCTCGATCTCGACCGGCTGCTCGCGTCGGTCGCCGACGAGGTCGGCGGGCAGGTCGACGACAGCATCCCGCAGCTCGCGGAGACGGATCCGTCGCTCGCCGGCATCGCGCTCGTCACGCCCGACGGCCGCACGCACGCGGCCGGGGACAGCGCGCACGCCTTCTCCATCCAGTCGGCGGTGAAGCCGTTCCTCTTCGCGCTGGCGCTCGCCGACACCGACGGCGCCGCGCTCGACGCGGTGGGCATCGAGCCGACGGGCGAGGCGTTCGACGCCATCAAGCTGGAGAGCGGCACCGGCCGACCGCCGAACCCGATGGTCAACGCGGGGGCGATCCTCACGGCGAGCCTGGTGCGCGGGTCCACCCTCGAGGAGCGCACCGCGCGGATCCTCGCGGGACTCAGCGCCTTCGCCGGCCACGACCTCGAGGTCGACGAGGACGTCGCCGAGTGCGAGCAGCTCCTCGGCGACCGCAACCACGCGCTCGCCCACCTCATGCGCTCGGAGGGCACGCTGCACGTCTCGGCCGACGACGCGGTGGCCGCCTATGCGCGGGCGTGCGCGGTGCTCGTGACGCCGGAGATCCTCGCGGCCATGGGCGCGACGCTCGCGTGCGGTGGCCGTAACCCGCTGACCGGGTCACGCGTGGTCTCGCGGGAGGTCGCCCGGGACTCGGTCTCGGTCATGGCCACGTGCGGCGTCTACGACGGCTCCGGCCGGTGGATGCGGCGGGTCGGCGTGCCCGCTAAGTCGAGCGTGTCCGGCGCCATCGTCCTCGCGTCGCCCGGTCGCCTCGGCGCCGCCGTCTTCAGCCCGCCGCTCGACGACCAGGGCACGAGCGTGCGCGGCGCGGTGCTCGCGCAGCGGCTCGCGGACGAGCTGGGGCTGCACGCGTTCGGCGGCACGGGCGGGCGCGAACGCGCGTGA
- a CDS encoding alpha/beta fold hydrolase — protein MTQHGRPATTVRVTRLVHRGLTVRISTLGSPDGRAFVLVPGIGVSSDYFERLAPRLDGHGTVHALDLPGFAGVRHPGRALQIREYADLVGAAIDELGLDDPVLVGHSMGTQMVADLAARRPGISTLVMISPVVDPAARSVPVAAVRFLRSSLHEPRRIQVLAIRAYLVCGVRWFLRVLPRMMSFPIEARLPGIRASALVIRGEHDAVVPRAWVEEMGRLLPRARVWEIPGAAHSVMHDHADEVARLCLAHLERPPAEGSSTEDSSAQLRRFPVGEGERDEEHADFAPTFRDSIRALRAQVVEGIAIRRDDDAAIGRAKTAHAEAMADAAERARRRQAWSVPGGRTGTRR, from the coding sequence ATGACCCAGCACGGCCGCCCCGCCACGACCGTCCGCGTCACGCGCCTCGTGCACCGCGGCCTCACGGTGCGGATCAGCACCCTCGGCAGCCCCGACGGCCGCGCGTTCGTGCTCGTGCCCGGCATCGGCGTGAGCTCCGACTACTTCGAGCGCCTCGCGCCGCGCCTCGACGGGCACGGCACCGTGCACGCCCTCGACCTGCCGGGGTTCGCGGGCGTGCGCCACCCCGGGCGGGCGCTCCAGATCCGCGAGTACGCCGACCTCGTGGGCGCCGCGATCGACGAGCTCGGCCTCGACGACCCTGTGCTGGTCGGCCACTCCATGGGCACGCAGATGGTGGCGGATCTCGCGGCCAGGCGCCCCGGGATCAGCACGCTCGTCATGATCAGCCCGGTGGTGGATCCGGCCGCGCGCTCGGTGCCGGTGGCCGCCGTGCGGTTCCTGCGGTCGTCGCTGCACGAGCCCCGCCGGATCCAGGTGCTCGCCATCCGCGCCTACCTCGTCTGCGGCGTGCGCTGGTTCCTCCGCGTGCTGCCGCGCATGATGTCGTTCCCGATCGAGGCGCGCCTGCCCGGCATCCGCGCGAGCGCCCTCGTGATCCGCGGGGAGCACGACGCCGTCGTCCCGCGCGCGTGGGTGGAGGAGATGGGACGGCTGCTGCCGCGCGCGCGGGTGTGGGAGATCCCCGGCGCCGCCCACTCGGTGATGCACGACCACGCCGACGAGGTCGCCCGCCTCTGCCTCGCCCACCTCGAACGACCGCCGGCCGAGGGCTCCTCGACCGAGGACTCGTCCGCCCAGCTGCGGCGGTTCCCGGTGGGCGAGGGGGAGCGGGACGAGGAGCACGCGGACTTCGCGCCCACGTTCCGCGACTCGATCCGGGCGTTGCGCGCGCAGGTGGTCGAGGGCATCGCGATCCGCCGCGACGACGACGCCGCGATCGGCCGCGCCAAGACCGCGCACGCGGAGGCGATGGCGGATGCGGCGGAGCGGGCCCGGCGGCGACAGGCGTGGAGCGTTCCCGGGGGGCGGACCGGAACGCGCCGCTAG
- a CDS encoding VOC family protein — MRIRQTIVVLDAPDLAAESAFWAGLLEGEVHAEDDWHSVRVDGEWRIGIQLAPDFEPPVWPGDGPRQQQQIHLDFYVDDLAEGRERVLALGGRLLQPAADPTAADRFDVYADPAGHPFCLCVSGGERKTRRNGDGYILRSARSSPRRQTRR; from the coding sequence ATGAGGATCCGGCAGACGATCGTGGTGCTCGACGCACCTGACCTGGCCGCGGAGAGCGCCTTCTGGGCCGGGCTCCTCGAGGGCGAGGTGCACGCGGAGGACGACTGGCACAGCGTCCGCGTCGACGGCGAGTGGCGGATCGGGATCCAGCTCGCCCCCGACTTCGAGCCGCCCGTGTGGCCGGGCGATGGCCCGCGGCAGCAGCAGCAGATCCACCTGGACTTCTACGTCGACGACCTCGCCGAGGGCCGCGAGCGCGTGCTCGCCCTCGGCGGCCGCCTGCTCCAGCCCGCGGCGGACCCGACCGCGGCCGACCGCTTCGACGTGTACGCGGATCCGGCGGGGCACCCGTTCTGCCTGTGCGTGTCGGGCGGGGAACGAAAGACGCGTAGGAACGGAGACGGCTACATTCTCAGAAGCGCACGTTCGTCACCACGGCGTCAGACAAGGCGATGA
- a CDS encoding DUF2510 domain-containing protein, producing the protein MSSSAPGWFPDQAEPEFEVFWNGSRWTGDRRRVAVTPNMAPDFPRQDENKGNAHLQSSSALVAGRQSDTGPLTSASSVSSFIRMVRGRWITAGLVAVVLAALIIPTVINGVETSHREQAAAREIEVRAA; encoded by the coding sequence ATGAGCTCGAGCGCCCCCGGCTGGTTCCCTGATCAAGCTGAACCCGAATTTGAAGTGTTTTGGAACGGGTCTCGATGGACGGGCGATCGACGACGAGTCGCGGTGACTCCGAACATGGCACCGGACTTCCCGCGCCAGGATGAGAACAAAGGCAACGCGCACCTACAAAGTTCCAGCGCGCTGGTCGCCGGACGGCAGTCCGATACCGGGCCGCTTACGTCCGCGTCCAGCGTCTCTTCCTTCATCAGGATGGTGCGGGGGCGATGGATCACTGCGGGCCTGGTCGCTGTGGTTCTCGCCGCACTAATTATTCCAACGGTCATCAACGGTGTGGAAACGAGCCATCGTGAGCAGGCGGCCGCTCGAGAGATCGAGGTACGAGCGGCTTGA